In one Micromonospora polyrhachis genomic region, the following are encoded:
- a CDS encoding transcriptional regulator: protein MTGDLVGGFDATIHAPNRLRICALLDTAGEAEFGVVQEQLAVSASVLSKHVTVLMEAGYVEQRKAVRETRQRVWLCLTREGRSAYRAHVAALRAIVGEQPR from the coding sequence GTGACCGGAGACCTCGTCGGAGGCTTCGACGCCACCATCCACGCCCCCAACCGCCTGCGAATCTGTGCCCTGCTCGACACGGCCGGGGAGGCCGAGTTCGGCGTCGTTCAGGAGCAGTTGGCGGTCTCCGCGTCGGTGCTCAGCAAGCACGTGACCGTCCTGATGGAGGCCGGTTACGTCGAACAGCGCAAGGCGGTCCGGGAGACCCGGCAGCGCGTCTGGCTGTGCCTCACCCGGGAGGGTCGGTCCGCCTATCGGGCCCATGTTGCGGCGCTTCGGGCAATCGTCGGTGAGCAGCCGCGATAG
- a CDS encoding DUF397 domain-containing protein gives MDLTDARWRKSIRSGASGGDCVEVADNLPGAVAVRDSKDRQGPALVFTPAAWRSFLQVVGER, from the coding sequence ATGGACCTGACCGACGCCCGGTGGCGCAAGTCCATCCGCAGCGGTGCCAGTGGCGGCGACTGCGTCGAGGTGGCTGACAACCTGCCCGGTGCCGTGGCCGTACGGGACAGCAAGGACCGGCAGGGGCCGGCGCTCGTCTTCACGCCGGCCGCCTGGCGGTCGTTCCTACAGGTCGTCGGCGAACGCTGA
- a CDS encoding helix-turn-helix domain-containing protein yields the protein MESESVPTVELIRAQLRRMRLAAKYSQEEFGRLMHYSASMVSAVELGQRPIDLPFLRRADTVLDTGGLFVALWELARRDREPVWFQPWLDAERSAAQLRGYQPTLVPGLLQTEAYARAVLRTDGALTDERVEQRVANRLDRQAILTRDDPPEFFAVLDERAVRRTGEGYDALMAEQLAHLVECAERPHISIHVIPTDVVFHIGQSGPFILARSAEGGWVGHLETQLGGFLVDSEEGLAALLSRWDGVRNEALSRRQSLDLIKEMMKQWT from the coding sequence GTGGAGAGCGAATCCGTACCCACCGTCGAACTGATCCGCGCCCAATTACGCCGGATGCGCCTCGCTGCCAAATACAGTCAGGAGGAGTTCGGTCGGCTCATGCACTACTCGGCCTCCATGGTCTCGGCCGTGGAGTTGGGCCAGCGTCCGATCGACCTGCCCTTCCTGAGGCGGGCCGACACCGTGCTCGACACGGGTGGGCTCTTCGTCGCGCTCTGGGAACTGGCCAGGCGGGACCGGGAACCGGTGTGGTTCCAGCCCTGGTTGGACGCCGAGCGGAGCGCGGCCCAGTTGCGCGGTTACCAGCCAACCCTGGTGCCCGGCCTGTTGCAGACCGAGGCCTACGCCCGGGCCGTCCTGCGCACCGACGGCGCGCTGACCGACGAGAGGGTCGAGCAGCGGGTGGCGAACCGGCTGGACCGGCAGGCGATCCTGACCCGGGACGACCCGCCGGAGTTCTTCGCCGTCCTCGACGAACGGGCGGTGCGGCGCACCGGCGAGGGCTACGACGCGCTGATGGCCGAGCAACTCGCCCACCTGGTGGAATGCGCCGAACGCCCACACATCAGCATCCACGTCATCCCCACCGATGTCGTCTTCCACATCGGGCAGTCCGGCCCGTTCATCCTGGCCCGGTCCGCCGAGGGCGGCTGGGTGGGGCACCTGGAGACCCAGCTCGGCGGGTTCCTGGTGGACAGCGAGGAGGGTCTGGCCGCGCTGCTGAGTAGGTGGGATGGTGTGCGCAACGAGGCGCTGTCGCGCCGGCAGTCGCTGGACCTGATCAAGGAGATGATGAAGCAATGGACCTGA